One window of Rubrivirga sp. SAORIC476 genomic DNA carries:
- a CDS encoding ATP-binding protein translates to MPLVPASVIRFALLACFCVAGQAAFAQARAPQAAERSLDAIRSLRVDGDGDSVPDRVGDAVTVAGRVTVGSGLLRSNLNEVYIQDGTAGVRLALPQDGDRVLTGDSVRVSGTVGFRDGMLEIVDPQVRSIPGPTRTVEPTHLDWVENPRGGEGPDIEGHEGELVLVEGRVLQMDDQQGGRFMLILSGTDLVQIYAYTLRPSPVTFGAIQVGDYVRVRGVAAQYDTAPPYTGSYVVYPLVDGDIKKAGLSPTEYRYGVIGAMGLLLLAILWASLLRRQVRRRSEALHASEVRYGHLFNAAADPVMVLDVERGGEVVEANRSAQRAFGIDVNGDRADGRPVRLSELADEDEASAHLAEADQKGAASGVMELSRPDGSRVPYEIVTRRLREGRTFVSVARNVTERRAYEHGLLTAISAAEGAREQAEEAARLKTSILANMSHEIRTPLTAILGFADILREEVPEDLYEYADTIRTGGQRLLDTLNDILDFARLDAERAGIVPEPIDVAALVRDSVSLLAPLAQQKGIGLHLQSSSAAVPAVHSASSLSRVVTNLVGNAIKFTERGEVRVTLHVAPEFFAIRVQDTGVGISEEFLPELFEAFKQESDGHGRDFEGTGLGLAITKRLTDLMGGDIRVWSRKGEGTLFEVALPMQAPIDNAPDEPGPIPQIPAPPALGPPAVSPSVPAFGVPA, encoded by the coding sequence GTGCCTCTCGTGCCTGCATCGGTCATCCGGTTCGCCTTGCTCGCCTGCTTCTGCGTGGCGGGCCAGGCTGCGTTCGCGCAGGCGAGAGCGCCCCAGGCGGCCGAGCGTTCGCTGGATGCGATCCGGTCGCTCCGGGTCGACGGCGACGGCGACTCGGTGCCCGACCGGGTCGGCGACGCGGTGACGGTGGCGGGGCGCGTCACGGTCGGGAGCGGCCTGCTCCGGTCGAATCTCAACGAGGTCTACATCCAGGACGGGACCGCGGGCGTCCGGCTGGCGCTCCCCCAGGACGGCGACCGGGTGCTGACCGGGGACAGCGTCCGGGTCTCGGGCACGGTCGGGTTCCGCGATGGGATGCTCGAGATCGTGGACCCCCAGGTCCGCTCCATTCCGGGCCCGACGCGGACCGTCGAGCCGACCCATCTGGACTGGGTCGAGAACCCCCGAGGGGGCGAGGGGCCGGACATCGAGGGGCACGAGGGCGAACTCGTGCTGGTCGAGGGACGAGTGCTGCAGATGGACGACCAGCAGGGCGGGCGCTTCATGCTCATCCTGAGCGGCACGGACCTCGTTCAGATCTATGCCTATACGCTCCGCCCGTCGCCCGTGACGTTCGGGGCGATCCAGGTCGGGGACTACGTCCGCGTGCGGGGCGTGGCCGCGCAGTACGACACGGCGCCACCCTACACGGGCTCGTACGTCGTCTACCCGCTCGTCGACGGCGACATCAAGAAGGCGGGCCTCTCGCCGACGGAGTACCGCTACGGCGTGATCGGGGCGATGGGGCTTCTCCTCCTGGCCATCCTGTGGGCGAGCCTGCTGCGCCGCCAGGTGCGGCGCCGGTCGGAAGCCCTCCACGCCTCCGAGGTCCGCTACGGCCACCTCTTCAACGCCGCCGCCGACCCGGTGATGGTGCTCGACGTGGAGCGCGGGGGCGAGGTGGTCGAGGCCAACCGCTCCGCGCAGCGCGCCTTCGGCATCGACGTCAACGGCGACCGGGCGGACGGACGACCGGTGCGTCTCTCAGAACTGGCCGACGAGGACGAGGCCTCGGCCCACCTCGCCGAGGCGGACCAGAAGGGAGCCGCCTCGGGGGTGATGGAGCTGTCCCGGCCTGACGGCTCGCGCGTGCCGTACGAGATCGTGACGCGCCGCCTCCGCGAGGGGCGGACGTTCGTGTCGGTCGCGCGAAACGTGACCGAGCGGCGCGCCTACGAGCACGGCCTGCTGACGGCCATCTCGGCTGCCGAGGGGGCCCGCGAGCAGGCCGAGGAGGCCGCCCGGCTCAAGACGTCCATCCTGGCCAACATGAGCCACGAGATCCGGACCCCGCTGACGGCCATCCTCGGCTTCGCCGACATTCTCCGCGAGGAGGTCCCCGAGGATCTCTACGAGTACGCTGACACGATCCGCACGGGCGGGCAGCGCCTGCTCGACACGCTCAACGACATCCTCGACTTCGCTCGCCTCGACGCCGAGCGGGCCGGCATCGTGCCCGAGCCCATCGACGTGGCGGCCCTCGTGCGCGACTCGGTGTCGCTGCTGGCGCCGCTGGCGCAGCAGAAGGGCATCGGGCTCCATCTGCAGTCGTCGTCGGCGGCGGTGCCCGCGGTGCACTCTGCCTCGTCGCTGAGCCGCGTGGTGACCAACCTCGTCGGCAACGCGATCAAGTTCACGGAGCGTGGCGAGGTCCGCGTGACGCTTCACGTGGCGCCCGAGTTCTTCGCCATCCGCGTCCAGGACACAGGCGTTGGCATCTCGGAGGAGTTTCTGCCCGAGCTCTTCGAGGCCTTCAAGCAGGAGTCCGACGGCCACGGCCGCGACTTCGAGGGCACCGGCCTCGGGCTGGCCATCACGAAGCGGCTGACCGACCTGATGGGCGGCGACATCCGCGTCTGGAGCCGCAAGGGCGAGGGGACGCTCTTCGAGGTCGCGCTCCCGATGCAGGCTCCCATCGACAATGCCCCTGACGAGCCCGGCCCGATCCCCCAGATCCCCGCGCCGCCTGCGCTCGGCCCGCCCGCTGTGTCGCCTTCCGTTCCCGCCTTCGGCGTCCCTGCCTGA
- the trxA gene encoding thioredoxin: MSTPVTGTDANFDAEVLNSDQPVLVDFWATWCGPCRTIAPTIEEIASEYDGKAKVVKLDVDHNPMTAQKYGIRSIPSLLFFKDGRPVDQMVGVVPKKVLAGKLDALAAQTA; the protein is encoded by the coding sequence ATGTCTACCCCTGTCACCGGCACCGACGCCAACTTCGACGCCGAAGTCCTGAACAGCGACCAGCCCGTCCTGGTCGACTTCTGGGCCACCTGGTGCGGCCCCTGCCGCACGATCGCCCCCACCATCGAGGAGATCGCCTCCGAGTACGACGGCAAGGCCAAGGTGGTCAAGCTGGACGTCGATCACAACCCGATGACGGCGCAGAAGTACGGCATCCGCTCGATCCCCTCGCTGCTGTTCTTCAAGGACGGTCGCCCGGTCGACCAGATGGTCGGCGTGGTGCCGAAGAAGGTGCTCGCTGGCAAGCTCGACGCCCTCGCCGCGCAGACGGCCTAG
- a CDS encoding PAS domain-containing hybrid sensor histidine kinase/response regulator codes for MARFSPRLLSADIRGAIDRWIDPTRRPAGMRGLRQARIVVVEGWIGLLAHIILAVTLVLGQVPLVPLIEVALAILVTIGALAMVRWGGRVEPAAWVMALTLAVTPVFQASVDLGILDPALALVMLAPLAGALTSGARLATVSAVVGASGGVVLFVLYQTGIAPEAFSTPDDAAVYAVVVVTVGSMLSAAGGILYARHTRHEIGEAEGESTRLDAALRASEQRYRSLFDHIPVGMYRTASDGRVLLANATLARLIGAPSPAAARAYNASDFYVDLSDRDRFRVSILRDGFVRGFETSWRRPDGDIRHVRIDARVALDADGQPLFYEGAVEDVTTEREARLALNHSEARFRALVQRSSDVVVVADRADRFTYVSPAVELLLGHTPDTLQHTSLLALVHPEDQERAATFLAEASAGVPSSQVELRFLHADGHDVFVEGAATALYDDPAVEGLVLNLRDVTERKRAQAVLIQAKRQAEEVAALKSTFLANMSHEIRTPLTAILGFADVLSEEVTDETQVEFVDLIARSGRRLMDTLNSVLDLARLEAGRDGIALERVDLGDLVREAVEMFQPAATEQGLDVLADVAPGTHLATADEPALVRVLHNLVGNAIKFTEAGGVTVSVRPAGTRVELVVRDTGIGVEEAFIPRMFGEFEQESSGSIRKYEGAGLGLALTRQLLDRMNGTITVESQKGVGTTFTVSLPRGGPAEVAPDQRPLVLIVDDNVQAREIAVHSLADTFRVSTATGGDDALRSIHAERPDAVLLDIHLGLSLSGEDVMRHLRSSAAFSGLPLVAVTAYGLPGDRERFLAAGFDAYLTKPFGRNDLRDAIAAAIATRTPSLAAPGGGTFVSRPVEKPSGSMAPRPPVLDSTP; via the coding sequence ATGGCGCGCTTCTCCCCCCGGCTCCTCTCGGCAGACATCCGCGGCGCGATCGACCGATGGATCGACCCGACGCGGCGCCCCGCGGGGATGCGCGGCCTTCGGCAGGCCCGGATCGTCGTCGTGGAGGGGTGGATCGGGCTCCTGGCCCACATCATCCTGGCGGTGACGCTGGTCCTCGGCCAGGTGCCCCTGGTGCCGCTGATCGAAGTCGCTCTCGCCATCTTGGTCACCATCGGCGCGCTGGCGATGGTCCGGTGGGGCGGACGCGTCGAACCCGCGGCCTGGGTCATGGCCCTGACGCTGGCGGTGACGCCCGTTTTCCAGGCGTCGGTGGACCTCGGCATCCTGGACCCCGCCCTGGCCCTGGTGATGCTGGCACCCCTCGCAGGGGCGCTGACCTCGGGCGCCCGCCTGGCGACGGTGAGCGCGGTGGTCGGAGCGTCGGGGGGCGTGGTTCTGTTCGTGCTCTACCAGACCGGCATCGCGCCGGAGGCCTTCTCCACGCCCGACGATGCCGCGGTCTACGCCGTCGTGGTGGTCACGGTCGGCTCGATGCTGTCCGCCGCGGGCGGCATCCTGTACGCGCGCCACACACGCCACGAGATCGGCGAGGCCGAGGGAGAGAGCACCCGCCTCGACGCCGCACTGCGCGCCTCCGAGCAGCGGTACCGGTCGCTCTTCGACCACATCCCGGTGGGCATGTACCGGACCGCCTCCGACGGCCGCGTCTTGCTGGCCAACGCCACGCTGGCCCGCCTCATCGGTGCGCCCAGCCCCGCGGCCGCCCGGGCCTACAACGCCTCCGACTTCTACGTCGACTTGTCAGACCGGGACCGTTTCCGCGTCTCGATCCTGCGCGACGGCTTCGTGCGCGGCTTCGAAACGAGCTGGCGCCGCCCCGACGGCGACATCCGTCACGTCCGCATCGACGCTCGCGTCGCACTCGACGCCGACGGCCAGCCCCTGTTCTACGAGGGCGCCGTCGAGGACGTCACCACGGAGCGGGAGGCTCGTCTCGCGCTCAACCACAGCGAGGCTCGCTTCCGAGCGCTCGTCCAGCGGTCCTCCGACGTGGTGGTCGTGGCGGACCGCGCCGACCGGTTCACGTACGTCAGCCCGGCCGTGGAGCTGCTGCTGGGGCACACGCCCGACACGCTCCAGCACACGTCCCTGCTGGCGCTCGTCCACCCCGAGGATCAGGAGCGCGCGGCGACCTTCCTGGCGGAGGCCAGCGCGGGCGTGCCCTCGTCGCAGGTCGAACTCCGGTTCCTCCACGCCGACGGACACGACGTGTTCGTGGAAGGCGCCGCGACCGCCCTCTACGACGACCCCGCCGTGGAGGGCCTGGTGCTCAACCTCCGCGACGTCACCGAGCGGAAGCGGGCGCAGGCAGTCCTCATCCAGGCCAAGCGCCAGGCCGAGGAGGTGGCGGCGCTCAAGAGCACCTTCCTGGCCAACATGAGCCACGAGATCCGGACCCCGCTGACGGCCATCCTCGGCTTCGCCGACGTGCTGTCGGAGGAGGTCACCGACGAGACGCAGGTCGAGTTCGTGGATCTGATCGCGCGCAGCGGGCGGCGCCTCATGGACACCCTCAACTCGGTGCTGGACCTCGCCCGTCTGGAGGCGGGTCGCGACGGGATCGCGCTGGAGCGGGTCGACCTGGGGGACCTGGTGCGAGAGGCCGTCGAGATGTTCCAGCCCGCCGCGACCGAGCAGGGACTCGACGTCCTCGCCGACGTGGCCCCGGGCACCCACCTCGCCACGGCCGACGAGCCCGCCCTCGTGCGGGTGCTCCACAACCTCGTCGGCAACGCCATCAAGTTCACCGAGGCGGGCGGCGTCACGGTCAGCGTCCGCCCGGCCGGTACGCGGGTGGAACTGGTCGTTCGCGACACGGGCATCGGGGTCGAGGAGGCGTTCATCCCCCGCATGTTCGGCGAGTTCGAGCAGGAGTCGAGCGGGTCCATCCGGAAGTACGAGGGCGCCGGGCTGGGGCTGGCGCTCACGCGTCAGCTACTCGACCGCATGAACGGCACGATCACCGTCGAAAGCCAGAAGGGGGTCGGCACCACCTTCACGGTCTCGCTGCCCCGGGGCGGCCCCGCGGAGGTCGCGCCCGACCAGCGGCCCCTCGTTCTCATCGTCGACGACAACGTCCAGGCGCGAGAGATCGCCGTCCACTCGCTCGCCGACACCTTCCGAGTGTCGACGGCCACCGGCGGCGACGACGCGCTCCGCTCGATCCACGCCGAGCGGCCCGACGCCGTGCTGCTGGACATCCACCTCGGGCTCTCGCTCTCGGGCGAGGACGTGATGCGCCACCTGCGCTCGTCGGCGGCCTTCTCGGGGCTCCCCCTCGTCGCCGTGACCGCCTACGGGCTCCCCGGCGACCGCGAGCGGTTCCTCGCCGCGGGCTTCGACGCCTACCTCACCAAGCCGTTCGGACGAAACGACCTCCGCGACGCCATCGCGGCGGCCATCGCGACGCGCACGCCGAGCCTGGCGGCACCCGGCGGCGGCACGTTCGTCTCCCGCCCGGTCGAGAAGCCGTCGGGGTCGATGGCGCCGCGGCCCCCGGTCCTGGACTCGACCCCCTGA
- a CDS encoding proline dehydrogenase family protein, with translation MTLPFALARRFVAGRTLADALPALDPLLDDGLFITLDLLGEHVPERARAQAFAQQYGDLVERLAVYRDARGVAPEAVGISIKLSMIGQVIDRDLTEANLRDLLAKAKDADLFVRLDMEGSDITQSTLDLFEAVYPDFPDHVGPVLQAYLHRTAADVARACELGARVRICKGAYKEPASLAYQDMPTIRWHYRQHAATLLLEGRYPGIATHDDELISAVRQLADERGVSRDAYEFQMLYGLRPETQRQLVRDGYRMRVYVPYGTEWLPYFSRRIRERKENAFFVLKALVKG, from the coding sequence ATGACCCTGCCCTTCGCTCTCGCCCGCCGCTTCGTCGCCGGCCGGACCCTCGCCGACGCGCTCCCCGCGCTCGACCCGCTGCTCGACGACGGCCTGTTCATTACGCTCGACCTGCTCGGCGAGCACGTTCCGGAACGTGCCCGCGCTCAGGCGTTCGCCCAGCAGTACGGCGATCTCGTCGAGCGGCTGGCGGTGTACCGCGACGCGCGTGGCGTGGCGCCCGAGGCGGTCGGCATCTCGATCAAGCTGTCCATGATCGGGCAGGTGATCGACCGCGACCTCACCGAGGCCAACCTCCGCGACCTGCTGGCGAAGGCGAAGGACGCGGACCTGTTCGTCCGCCTCGACATGGAGGGCTCGGACATCACGCAGTCCACGCTGGACCTGTTCGAGGCCGTCTACCCGGACTTCCCCGACCATGTCGGGCCGGTGCTCCAGGCCTACCTCCACCGGACCGCCGCCGACGTGGCGCGGGCCTGCGAGTTGGGCGCCCGCGTTCGGATCTGCAAGGGTGCCTACAAGGAACCCGCGTCGCTCGCCTACCAGGACATGCCGACCATCCGGTGGCACTACCGCCAGCACGCGGCCACGCTTCTCCTGGAGGGACGCTACCCCGGCATCGCCACCCACGACGACGAGCTGATCTCGGCCGTCAGGCAACTCGCCGATGAGCGCGGCGTGTCGCGCGATGCCTACGAGTTCCAGATGCTCTACGGCCTCCGCCCCGAGACGCAGCGCCAACTCGTCCGCGACGGGTACCGGATGCGGGTCTACGTGCCCTACGGGACCGAGTGGCTGCCGTACTTCTCGCGCCGGATCCGCGAGCGCAAGGAGAACGCCTTCTTCGTGCTCAAGGCGTTGGTCAAGGGGTAG
- a CDS encoding M23 family metallopeptidase → MPRLFAAALVAAFLAAPAFAQSTPEAPPVETVSDGPAALSFSADRLLVPVEGITPGDLDDTFTARRSGGRTHRAIDIMADRGTPVLAISDGEIVRIHTNRLGGKVLYLRSHGGDYDFYYAHLDTYAPGLEVGQTVRQGDVLGTVGNTGNARTTPPHLHFQVLRRSGRGRGTPVNPFRLFQRSDLYGRGTRG, encoded by the coding sequence GTGCCTCGTCTGTTCGCTGCCGCCCTCGTCGCGGCCTTCCTCGCCGCGCCCGCCTTCGCCCAGTCGACGCCCGAGGCGCCCCCGGTCGAGACGGTCTCTGACGGTCCTGCCGCGCTCTCTTTCTCGGCCGACCGCCTGCTGGTGCCTGTCGAGGGCATCACCCCCGGCGACCTCGACGATACGTTCACGGCCCGCCGCTCGGGCGGGCGCACGCACCGCGCCATCGACATCATGGCGGACCGCGGCACGCCGGTGCTGGCCATCTCGGACGGCGAGATCGTCCGCATTCACACCAACCGGCTCGGCGGCAAGGTGCTCTACCTCCGCAGTCACGGTGGCGACTACGACTTCTACTACGCCCACCTCGACACGTACGCGCCCGGCCTGGAGGTCGGCCAGACGGTCCGCCAGGGCGACGTGCTCGGCACGGTCGGCAACACGGGCAACGCGCGGACGACGCCGCCGCACCTTCACTTTCAGGTGCTCCGCCGGTCCGGCCGCGGGCGCGGGACGCCGGTCAACCCGTTCCGTCTCTTCCAGCGGAGCGACCTCTACGGACGCGGCACGCGCGGCTAG
- a CDS encoding LysM peptidoglycan-binding domain-containing protein, whose amino-acid sequence MRIALLVVVLLAPAASAQVSARLADLRLATAVRLALVDDVRTRALDVSVVARDGAVQVSGEVAPLLDPIAADVARAVPGVRSLRGLGGETAGPAVRIETPQSAPEAARPASDRAASSGPLYHTVERGDTLFGLARRYDTTVDAILTLNDRESTTIRLGQRLRVR is encoded by the coding sequence ATGCGCATCGCCCTTCTTGTCGTCGTCTTGCTGGCGCCCGCCGCCAGCGCCCAGGTCTCGGCCCGGCTGGCCGACCTCCGCCTGGCCACCGCCGTCCGTCTCGCGCTGGTGGACGACGTGCGGACACGGGCCCTCGACGTCTCGGTGGTAGCCCGCGACGGCGCCGTCCAGGTGTCGGGCGAGGTGGCGCCCCTGCTGGACCCGATCGCAGCCGACGTGGCGCGCGCCGTGCCGGGCGTGCGGTCGCTCCGCGGCCTCGGTGGCGAGACGGCCGGACCCGCCGTTCGCATCGAGACGCCCCAGAGTGCGCCCGAGGCGGCACGGCCCGCCAGCGACCGTGCTGCGAGTTCGGGGCCGCTCTACCACACCGTCGAGCGCGGCGACACGCTCTTCGGGCTCGCCCGACGCTACGACACGACGGTCGACGCCATCCTGACTCTCAATGACCGGGAGTCGACGACCATCCGGCTCGGGCAGCGCCTCCGGGTGCGCTAG
- the trxB gene encoding thioredoxin-disulfide reductase: MSDTPTPLPDGLDWDAAEHRPMVIVGTGPAGFTAALYAARAGLAPLVIQGPAPGGQLTTTTDVENFPGYPEGVMGPDLMQDFEKQAVRFGAELRWGSVTHVDFSAHPHKLVVDETTPILADAVIGSTGASAKYLGLENEKRLLGRGVSACATCDGAFFRDEEIAIVGGGDTAMEEALFLTRFASTVHVIHRRDAFRASKIMQDRVLSNPKVRVHWNTAVTDVMGEDAVTALRLEDTVTGETRDLPVTGFFVAIGHKPNTDIFRGWLDMDEAGYVQTLPDSTHTNVEGVFVCGDAQDHVYRQAITAAGTGCMAAIDAERWLAEHDVIEDVQTETEYHAAPAEDSETHEPVSASGA, encoded by the coding sequence ATGTCTGACACGCCCACGCCCCTCCCCGACGGTCTCGACTGGGACGCCGCCGAGCACCGACCGATGGTGATCGTCGGAACCGGCCCGGCTGGCTTCACGGCTGCCCTCTACGCCGCCCGTGCCGGGCTGGCACCGCTCGTGATCCAGGGCCCCGCCCCCGGCGGCCAGCTCACCACCACCACCGATGTCGAGAACTTCCCCGGCTACCCGGAGGGTGTCATGGGGCCGGACCTGATGCAGGACTTCGAGAAGCAGGCCGTCCGCTTCGGCGCCGAACTGCGGTGGGGCTCCGTCACCCACGTCGACTTCTCGGCTCATCCGCACAAGCTGGTGGTCGACGAAACGACGCCGATCCTGGCCGACGCCGTGATCGGGTCCACGGGCGCGAGCGCGAAGTACCTCGGGCTGGAGAACGAAAAGCGGCTGCTCGGCCGCGGCGTGAGCGCCTGCGCGACGTGCGACGGCGCCTTCTTCCGCGACGAAGAGATCGCCATCGTCGGCGGCGGCGACACGGCCATGGAGGAGGCTCTCTTCCTGACGCGCTTCGCCTCGACGGTGCACGTGATCCACCGGCGCGACGCGTTCCGGGCGTCGAAGATCATGCAGGACCGGGTGCTCTCGAACCCGAAGGTCCGCGTCCACTGGAACACGGCCGTCACCGACGTGATGGGCGAGGACGCGGTCACGGCGCTGCGCCTGGAGGACACCGTGACTGGCGAGACGCGCGACCTGCCCGTGACCGGTTTCTTCGTCGCCATCGGCCACAAGCCCAACACGGACATCTTCCGCGGCTGGCTCGACATGGACGAGGCGGGCTACGTGCAGACCCTCCCGGACTCGACGCACACCAACGTCGAAGGCGTCTTCGTCTGCGGCGACGCGCAGGACCACGTCTACCGGCAGGCCATCACGGCGGCGGGCACCGGCTGCATGGCGGCCATCGACGCCGAGCGCTGGCTCGCCGAGCACGATGTGATCGAGGACGTGCAGACGGAGACCGAGTACCATGCGGCCCCGGCCGAGGACTCGGAGACGCACGAGCCGGTCTCCGCCTCCGGCGCGTAG